A window from Pseudomonas sp. MRSN 12121 encodes these proteins:
- a CDS encoding TonB-dependent siderophore receptor — MRKALNINLLPSALALAVSLPVAGYVQAQEIELDIPVQSLGSALQEFGRQTNLQVLYSPQDVQGKQSTAVKGKMDAQRAIGLLLTGSGIRYSLQGNSLTLSATSAGAEGLELSPTQVTANQLGNVTEGTGSYTPGTIATATRLPLTLRETPQSISVVTRQHMDDFALNSVDAVMRHTPGITVSAFDTDRTNYYSRGFSINNFQYDGIPSAVRNVAYSAGNTLSDMAIYDRIEVLKGASGLLSGAGSLGGTINLVRKKPTADFQGHATLGAGSWDNYRSELDVSGPLTETGNVRGRAVAAYQDKQSFIDRYSSKNSVFYGILEFDLSPDTLLTVGADYQDNDPRGSTWSGSFPLLNSKGERNDAKRSFSNATDWSSWQQYTRTVFATLEHDLGDGWVTKLQLDHKYNGYDAQMGSIQFDQPQPDGSAEINAQRYKGDTTSDSADLYVSGPFSLLGRDHDLVIGGSISKAHWKGKGYWDETFSVPNRVDYNNWHGNLPKPDWGPVSQRTDDVIRQTGVYLTTRLNVTDDLKFLLGGRVVNYSLTGLTPTYTESGRFIPYAGAIYDLNENFSVYASYTDVFMPQENFNRDRDNKLIEPDEGENYEIGIKSEFFDGRLNASLAYFEVKETNRSVPDDAYNNQTPTPPNYAFKGSKATTKGYELEVSGELAPGWQVQGGYTHKVVRDDNDVKLSTFEPEDQLSLYTTYKLSGQLDKMTVGGGARWQNKAWQQIWNSPKGVNEDITQESYWVVDLMTRYQITQNLSATLNVNNIFDKYYYTNVGFYNSAIYGEPRNVMVTTRWDF; from the coding sequence ATGCGAAAGGCCCTGAACATCAACCTGCTTCCCAGCGCCCTGGCCCTTGCCGTGTCGCTGCCGGTAGCCGGTTATGTACAGGCGCAGGAGATCGAGCTGGACATTCCTGTGCAATCTCTGGGCAGCGCCCTGCAAGAGTTCGGGCGCCAGACCAACCTGCAGGTGCTCTACAGCCCACAGGACGTGCAAGGCAAGCAGAGCACCGCGGTGAAGGGCAAGATGGACGCGCAGCGGGCCATCGGCCTGCTGCTGACCGGCAGCGGCATCCGCTACAGCCTGCAGGGCAACTCGCTGACCCTCAGCGCCACCAGCGCCGGCGCCGAGGGCCTAGAACTGAGCCCGACGCAGGTCACCGCCAACCAGTTGGGCAACGTCACCGAAGGCACCGGCTCCTACACCCCGGGCACCATCGCCACCGCCACCCGCCTGCCGCTGACCCTGCGCGAAACCCCGCAGTCGATCAGCGTGGTCACCCGCCAGCACATGGACGACTTCGCCCTCAACAGCGTCGACGCCGTGATGCGCCACACCCCGGGCATCACCGTATCGGCGTTCGACACCGACCGGACCAACTACTATTCCCGCGGTTTCTCGATCAACAACTTCCAGTACGACGGCATTCCCTCCGCCGTGCGCAACGTCGCCTATTCGGCGGGTAACACCCTGAGCGACATGGCGATCTACGACCGCATCGAAGTGCTCAAGGGCGCGTCCGGCCTGCTCAGCGGCGCCGGCTCCCTGGGCGGCACCATCAACCTGGTGCGCAAGAAGCCCACCGCCGACTTCCAGGGCCACGCCACCCTGGGCGCGGGTTCCTGGGACAACTACCGCAGCGAACTGGATGTCAGCGGCCCGCTGACCGAAACCGGCAACGTCCGCGGCCGGGCCGTGGCCGCCTACCAGGACAAGCAGTCGTTCATCGACCGCTACTCGAGCAAGAACTCGGTGTTCTACGGCATCCTCGAGTTCGACCTGTCGCCCGACACCCTGCTGACCGTGGGCGCCGACTACCAGGACAACGACCCGCGGGGCTCCACCTGGTCCGGCAGCTTCCCGCTGCTCAACTCCAAGGGCGAGCGCAACGACGCCAAGCGCTCGTTCAGCAACGCCACCGACTGGAGCAGCTGGCAGCAGTACACCCGCACGGTCTTCGCCACCCTGGAACACGACCTGGGCGACGGCTGGGTGACCAAGCTGCAACTGGACCACAAGTACAACGGCTATGACGCGCAGATGGGCTCCATCCAGTTCGACCAGCCGCAACCCGACGGCAGCGCCGAAATCAACGCGCAGCGCTACAAGGGTGACACCACCAGCGACTCGGCCGACCTGTATGTCAGCGGCCCGTTCAGCCTGCTCGGCCGCGATCATGACCTGGTGATCGGCGGCTCGATCAGCAAGGCCCACTGGAAAGGCAAGGGCTACTGGGACGAAACCTTCTCGGTGCCCAACCGCGTGGACTACAACAACTGGCACGGCAACCTGCCCAAGCCCGACTGGGGCCCGGTGTCGCAGCGCACCGATGACGTGATCCGCCAGACCGGGGTCTACCTGACCACCCGCCTGAACGTCACCGACGACCTGAAATTCCTGCTCGGCGGGCGCGTGGTCAACTACAGCCTGACCGGCCTGACCCCGACCTACACCGAATCCGGACGCTTCATTCCCTATGCCGGCGCCATCTACGACCTGAACGAGAACTTCTCGGTCTACGCCAGCTACACCGACGTGTTCATGCCTCAGGAGAACTTCAACCGCGATCGCGACAACAAGCTGATCGAGCCGGATGAAGGCGAGAACTACGAAATCGGCATCAAGAGCGAGTTCTTCGACGGTCGCCTGAACGCCAGCCTGGCCTACTTCGAGGTCAAGGAAACCAACCGCTCGGTGCCGGACGACGCCTACAACAACCAGACCCCGACCCCGCCCAACTACGCCTTCAAGGGCAGCAAGGCGACCACCAAGGGCTACGAGCTGGAAGTGTCCGGCGAGCTGGCCCCGGGCTGGCAGGTGCAGGGCGGCTACACCCACAAGGTGGTGCGCGACGACAACGATGTGAAGCTCTCGACCTTCGAGCCCGAAGACCAGCTCAGCCTCTACACCACCTATAAGCTCTCCGGCCAGCTGGACAAGATGACCGTCGGCGGCGGCGCGCGCTGGCAGAACAAGGCCTGGCAGCAGATCTGGAACAGCCCCAAGGGCGTGAACGAGGACATCACCCAGGAATCCTACTGGGTGGTGGACCTGATGACCCGCTACCAGATCACCCAGAACCTGTCGGCGACGCTCAACGTCAACAACATCTTCGACAAGTACTACTACACCAACGTCGGCTTCTATAACTCGGCCATCTACGGCGAACCGCGCAACGTCATGGTCACCACCCGCTGGGACTTCTGA